One genomic window of Ziziphus jujuba cultivar Dongzao chromosome 4, ASM3175591v1 includes the following:
- the LOC107417353 gene encoding ribulose bisphosphate carboxylase small subunit, chloroplastic, giving the protein MASSIMSSATVATLNRSTPTQASIVAPFTGLKSSSAFPVTKKANNDITTHANNGGRVQCMQVWPTTGKKKFETLSYLPPLSREQLGKEVDYLLRSGWVPCLEFELQHGFVYRENHRSPGYYDGRYWTMWKLPMFGCNDSAQVLGELDEAIKAYPNAFVRIIGFDNVRQVQCISFIAYKPPGF; this is encoded by the exons atggcttcCTCCATTATGTCATCGGCCACTGTTGCCACACTTAACCGTTCCACTCCGACACAAGCCAGCATAGTGGCTCCTTTCACCGGTCTCAAATCGTCCTCCGCTTTCCCCGTCACCAAGAAGGCCAACAACGACATTACCACTCACGCCAACAATGGCGGAAGAGTACAATGCATgcag GTGTGGCCAACAACTGGAAAGAAGAAGTTCGAGACCCTATCCTACCTTCCACCTCTATCCAGAGAACAATTGGGCAAGGAAGTTGACTACCTTCTCAGGTCGGGATGGGTTCCCTGCTTGGAATTCGAGTTGCag cACGGATTTGTATACCGTGAGAACCACAGATCTCCAGGGTACTATGATGGAAGGTACTGGACCATGTGGAAACTTCCTATGTTTGGATGCAATGACTCAGCACAAGTGTTGGGCGAGCTGGACGAGGCAATAAAGGCATACCCCAACGCCTTCGTCCGAATCATTGGGTTCGACAACGTTCGTCAAGTGCAATGCATCAGTTTCATTGCTTACAAGCCTCCTGGTTTCTAA